One segment of Solanum lycopersicum chromosome 1, SLM_r2.1 DNA contains the following:
- the LOC101251803 gene encoding probable serine/threonine-protein kinase PBL3 isoform X1 produces MGNCLGSSARVDATLSSHNISASGASRIPSRTSHSSVLSSLSIPSYSRKSSADTLSTPRSEGEILFSPNVKSFSFNELKSATRNFRPDSLLGEGGFGYVFKGWIDEHTLTAAKPGSGMVIAVKKLKPEGFQGHKEWVTEVNYLGQLRHPNLVKLIGYCIEGDDRLLVYEFMPKGSLENHLFRRGPQPLTWLTRIKVAIGAARGLAFLHDAKEQVIYRDFKASNILLDGEFNAKLSDFGLAKAGPTGDRTHVSTQVIGTQGYAAPEYVATGRLTSKSDVYSFGVVLLELLSGRRALDKMKVGVEQNLVDWAKPYLGDKRRLFRIMDTKLEGQYPQKGAYTAANLAWQCLSNEPKLRPRMSEVLAALEQLQAPKGVNKISQIEHRATSSSVPASPFKHRSSLSVTPSASPLKAYHKSPRGR; encoded by the exons ATGGGTAACTGTTTAGGTTCATCAGCTAGAGTTGATGCCACTCTCAGCTCTCACAATATTTCTG CTTCCGGAGCCTCTAGGATTCCCAGCAGAACCAGCCATTCTTCTGTTCTTTCAAGTCTAAGTATTCCATCTTATAGTCGGAAAAGCAGCGCTGATACTCTTTCTACTCCAAGATCTGAAGGCGAGATTTTGTTTTCTCCCAATGTTAAGTCCTTCTCATTTAACGAATTGAAAAGTGCAACAAGGAACTTTAGACCTGACAGTCTTCTTGGCGAAGGAGGATTTGGTTATGTTTTCAAAGGATGGATTGATGAACATACTCTTACTGCTGCAAAGCCTGGTTCTGGAATGGTCATTGCGGTCAAGAAATTGAAGCCAGAGGGTTTTCAGGGTCACAAGGAGTGGGTG ACTGAAGTTAATTACCTTGGCCAACTTCGTCATCCAAATCTGGTTAAACTCATTGGCTATTGTATAGAGGGAGATGATCGGCTTTTGGTGTATGAGTTCATGCCTAAAGGAAGCTTGGAGAATCATTTATTTCGAA GAGGGCCTCAACCTCTTACTTGGTTGACAAGAATTAAGGTGGCTATTGGTGCTGCTAGAGGCCTTGCTTTCCTACATGATGCTAAAGAACAAGTTATATATCGGGATTTTAAGGCTTCTAATATTCTCTTAGACGGG GAATTTAATGCAAAGTTGTCTGATTTTGGTTTAGCCAAGGCCGGCCCAACTGGTGATCGCACTCATGTGTCCACTCAAGTCATCGGTACTCAGGGCTATGCTGCTCCAGAATATGTTGCTACAG GTCGATTGACATCAAAAAGTGATGTATACAGCTTCGGGGTTGTATTGCTTGAACTTTTATCAGGGCGTCGTGCTCTCGATAAAATGAAGGTTGGCGTAGAGCAGAATCTTGTGGATTGGGCAAAGCCATATCTTGGGGACAAGAGGAGGTTGTTCCGAATCATGGACACTAAACTAGAGGGACAGTATCCTCAGAAAGGAGCATATACAGCTGCTAACCTTGCTTGGCAGTGTCTAAGCAACGAGCCTAAGCTAAGGCCGCGGATGTCTGAAGTTTTGGCTGCTCTTGAACAGCTTCAAGCACCGAAAGGCGTTAACAAAATATCTCAGATTGAGCATCGAGCCACTTCTAGCTCAGTTCCAGCTTCTCCATTTAAACACCGTTCATCACTCAGCGTGACACCCTCTGCGTCTCCATTAAAGGCCTATCATAAGTCGCCACGCGGAAGGTGA
- the LOC101251803 gene encoding probable serine/threonine-protein kinase PBL3 isoform X2, translating into MVIAVKKLKPEGFQGHKEWVTEVNYLGQLRHPNLVKLIGYCIEGDDRLLVYEFMPKGSLENHLFRRGPQPLTWLTRIKVAIGAARGLAFLHDAKEQVIYRDFKASNILLDGEFNAKLSDFGLAKAGPTGDRTHVSTQVIGTQGYAAPEYVATGRLTSKSDVYSFGVVLLELLSGRRALDKMKVGVEQNLVDWAKPYLGDKRRLFRIMDTKLEGQYPQKGAYTAANLAWQCLSNEPKLRPRMSEVLAALEQLQAPKGVNKISQIEHRATSSSVPASPFKHRSSLSVTPSASPLKAYHKSPRGR; encoded by the exons ATGGTCATTGCGGTCAAGAAATTGAAGCCAGAGGGTTTTCAGGGTCACAAGGAGTGGGTG ACTGAAGTTAATTACCTTGGCCAACTTCGTCATCCAAATCTGGTTAAACTCATTGGCTATTGTATAGAGGGAGATGATCGGCTTTTGGTGTATGAGTTCATGCCTAAAGGAAGCTTGGAGAATCATTTATTTCGAA GAGGGCCTCAACCTCTTACTTGGTTGACAAGAATTAAGGTGGCTATTGGTGCTGCTAGAGGCCTTGCTTTCCTACATGATGCTAAAGAACAAGTTATATATCGGGATTTTAAGGCTTCTAATATTCTCTTAGACGGG GAATTTAATGCAAAGTTGTCTGATTTTGGTTTAGCCAAGGCCGGCCCAACTGGTGATCGCACTCATGTGTCCACTCAAGTCATCGGTACTCAGGGCTATGCTGCTCCAGAATATGTTGCTACAG GTCGATTGACATCAAAAAGTGATGTATACAGCTTCGGGGTTGTATTGCTTGAACTTTTATCAGGGCGTCGTGCTCTCGATAAAATGAAGGTTGGCGTAGAGCAGAATCTTGTGGATTGGGCAAAGCCATATCTTGGGGACAAGAGGAGGTTGTTCCGAATCATGGACACTAAACTAGAGGGACAGTATCCTCAGAAAGGAGCATATACAGCTGCTAACCTTGCTTGGCAGTGTCTAAGCAACGAGCCTAAGCTAAGGCCGCGGATGTCTGAAGTTTTGGCTGCTCTTGAACAGCTTCAAGCACCGAAAGGCGTTAACAAAATATCTCAGATTGAGCATCGAGCCACTTCTAGCTCAGTTCCAGCTTCTCCATTTAAACACCGTTCATCACTCAGCGTGACACCCTCTGCGTCTCCATTAAAGGCCTATCATAAGTCGCCACGCGGAAGGTGA